A window of the Armatimonadota bacterium genome harbors these coding sequences:
- the rpoB gene encoding DNA-directed RNA polymerase subunit beta, which yields MRIIRHSKKRVETILAPPHLIEIQLNSYRWFLEEGLKELFVNYSPIYDMTRNYSIEFGEFTLGEPKYSVAECRERDMTFEAPMRAKVRLYAKDRDVMETEIYLGELPLMTDGGTFIINGRERVIVSQITRSPGVYFSTDVDFTMQILVSSRIIPAEGPWLEIESDQHNVIRGQIHQSKKIPITQLIKAFAGFDEARVPVKLPLNRAASRIAVEDIVDPDTGELLLKAGTTIAPDFLAGLSEQQRSIRALVDLPYAMDNQGRPTINNDVLVDLLGEKVTLMSPTRDDLIGRRAVADIVDPNKPDKPIVKRHQKIEKKAADDILKLSLEQVEVLSLPKFVESTLEADPTPSTREAIMDFYRRVRPGDPAVEENARNVFFSLLLDPRRYSLAKVGRYQLNRKLDLEAPANTKCITVSDLIATFLYMIELHESQKQAEDDTQQKKEDDIDHLANKRVRSVGELLQSHLRTGFGRMEKVARERMTTAPDPEQVLPSVILSVKPISAAIKSFFTTSQLSTFMDQTNPLAELSNKRKLSALGPGGLTRQSAKLEVRDVHRSHYGRICPIETPEGPNIGLINQLTLYGTVDEYGFVRSPYRRIVNGKVTDQIDYLSAADDDLLHVAPADAPVDADGKFSEEFVQVRHAGTYPTVHRDKVQYMDVAPAQIFSVSTCMIPFVENDDANRALMGANMQRQGLPLIVSDAPLVHTGVERKAALDAPSVIVAREAGVVSYVSATEIRMTNQEGGETVYALPHMHQSNKGTCFTFVPTVELGQRVLAGQPIADGPTTERGELALGKNVLVAFVPWGGYNYEDAILVSERLLHEDVYTSIHLERYQTEATDTQLGPEEITSDIPNIAEEARRNLDEGGIIRIGAEVNPDDILVGKIAPKGQTESSAEQRLIVAIFGKKAEEMRDVSLRLPHGEHGYVIRVVQFARFKYECKRCGGIHFASKKPDIMECPRCRGDLEQLQPDELTAGVNHLVRAHVATRRPLTEGDKMAGRHGNKGVISKIMPQADMPFMMDGTPIDIVLNPLGVPSRMNIGQVLELHLGLVAKKLGVRFQTQPFQGSTEEEILDELRLMADRLQRDNFIQLFSQELGADAEESVDERFRIASRYRSTYSDVCDAALEILKKLGPGDLNRIGDKIVAERDKKGNCSADTVLERLRAMVEHRTGIDPKTGKVTLRDGKTGDEFDNPISAGYLYVLKLEHLAEEKIHARSIGPYSLVTQQPLGGKAQFGGQRFGEMEVWALEAYGAAHTLQEMLTIKSDDVTGRIKTYEAIIKGHPVIQPSVPESFKILVNELRALALKVGVVDERGRDVELKTLEDLDDDGDFRPKMSGLLGSN from the coding sequence ATGCGAATTATCCGGCACAGCAAGAAGCGTGTCGAAACCATTCTCGCACCGCCGCATCTGATTGAGATTCAGCTCAACTCCTATCGTTGGTTTCTCGAAGAGGGCCTCAAAGAACTTTTCGTTAACTACTCGCCGATCTACGACATGACTCGCAACTACTCGATCGAGTTTGGCGAGTTCACCCTGGGCGAACCCAAATATTCTGTGGCCGAGTGTCGCGAGCGCGACATGACTTTCGAGGCGCCCATGCGCGCCAAGGTGCGGCTATACGCGAAGGATCGCGACGTCATGGAGACCGAGATTTATCTGGGCGAATTGCCCCTGATGACCGACGGCGGCACTTTCATCATCAACGGTCGAGAGCGCGTGATCGTCAGCCAGATTACTCGCTCGCCGGGCGTTTATTTCTCCACCGATGTCGACTTTACGATGCAGATTTTGGTTTCCTCGCGCATTATTCCGGCAGAGGGTCCGTGGTTGGAGATCGAGAGCGACCAGCACAATGTGATTCGCGGACAGATCCATCAGTCCAAGAAGATTCCGATCACTCAGTTGATCAAGGCGTTTGCCGGATTCGACGAGGCGCGCGTGCCCGTCAAACTCCCTCTGAACCGTGCCGCGAGCCGCATTGCGGTTGAAGACATAGTCGATCCGGACACCGGCGAGCTCTTGCTCAAGGCCGGCACGACCATCGCCCCCGACTTTTTGGCAGGGCTCAGCGAGCAGCAGCGATCGATCAGGGCGCTGGTCGATCTGCCTTACGCCATGGACAATCAGGGGCGCCCGACCATCAACAACGACGTTCTGGTCGATCTGCTTGGCGAGAAAGTCACGCTGATGAGCCCTACCCGCGACGATCTGATCGGCAGGCGGGCCGTCGCCGACATTGTTGATCCGAACAAACCGGACAAACCGATCGTCAAACGCCACCAAAAGATCGAGAAAAAGGCCGCGGACGACATTCTGAAGCTGAGTCTCGAACAGGTCGAAGTGCTTTCGTTGCCCAAGTTTGTCGAATCGACGCTGGAGGCCGACCCGACGCCCAGCACGCGAGAAGCGATCATGGACTTTTATCGTCGCGTGCGCCCGGGCGATCCGGCGGTCGAGGAGAATGCTCGAAACGTCTTTTTCTCTCTGCTCTTGGACCCTCGCCGCTACTCGTTGGCCAAAGTCGGTCGTTATCAGTTGAATCGCAAGTTGGACTTAGAGGCGCCGGCTAACACCAAATGCATAACCGTGTCCGATTTGATCGCCACCTTCCTGTACATGATCGAACTTCACGAAAGCCAGAAGCAGGCCGAGGACGACACTCAGCAGAAGAAAGAGGACGATATCGACCATCTAGCCAACAAGCGCGTGCGCTCGGTCGGCGAGTTGCTTCAGAGCCACCTTCGTACCGGATTCGGCCGCATGGAAAAGGTCGCTCGCGAGCGAATGACCACGGCGCCCGACCCGGAGCAAGTTCTGCCGAGCGTGATTTTGAGCGTCAAGCCGATCAGCGCGGCGATCAAATCCTTCTTTACCACCAGCCAACTTTCGACCTTTATGGACCAGACCAATCCGTTGGCAGAGCTTTCGAACAAGCGCAAGTTGTCGGCGCTGGGCCCTGGAGGATTGACCCGCCAGTCGGCCAAACTGGAAGTGCGCGACGTGCACCGCTCGCACTATGGTCGGATTTGTCCCATCGAAACGCCGGAAGGGCCAAACATTGGACTGATCAACCAATTGACCCTGTATGGCACGGTTGACGAGTATGGTTTCGTTCGCTCTCCTTATAGGAGGATCGTTAACGGCAAGGTTACCGACCAGATCGACTATCTTTCGGCGGCGGACGACGATCTGTTGCACGTGGCTCCGGCCGATGCGCCGGTCGATGCGGACGGCAAGTTCTCCGAAGAGTTTGTGCAAGTGCGACACGCGGGCACCTACCCCACCGTGCATCGGGACAAGGTGCAATACATGGATGTCGCGCCCGCTCAGATTTTCTCAGTATCGACCTGCATGATTCCGTTTGTCGAGAACGACGACGCTAACCGAGCGCTGATGGGCGCCAACATGCAGCGGCAAGGATTGCCTCTGATCGTTTCGGATGCGCCCCTGGTGCATACGGGCGTAGAGCGCAAGGCCGCGCTGGATGCTCCGAGCGTGATCGTAGCGCGAGAGGCGGGCGTCGTTTCCTATGTCTCGGCGACCGAGATTCGCATGACGAACCAAGAGGGCGGCGAGACTGTCTACGCGCTGCCGCACATGCACCAGTCGAACAAAGGCACCTGCTTTACATTCGTGCCCACCGTCGAGCTTGGTCAGCGCGTCTTGGCAGGCCAGCCGATCGCCGATGGTCCGACCACCGAGCGCGGGGAGCTGGCGCTGGGCAAGAACGTGCTGGTGGCGTTCGTGCCTTGGGGCGGATACAACTACGAGGATGCGATTCTCGTCTCCGAGCGATTGTTGCACGAAGACGTCTATACATCGATTCACTTGGAGCGCTATCAAACAGAAGCGACCGATACGCAATTGGGGCCCGAAGAAATCACGTCGGACATCCCCAACATTGCGGAAGAGGCGCGGCGCAATCTGGACGAAGGCGGGATCATCCGCATCGGCGCCGAGGTGAATCCAGACGACATTCTGGTCGGCAAAATAGCGCCAAAGGGCCAGACGGAGAGCTCTGCCGAGCAGCGCTTGATCGTCGCGATCTTTGGAAAGAAGGCCGAAGAGATGCGCGACGTCTCGCTGCGCTTGCCGCACGGCGAGCACGGATACGTCATCCGAGTCGTGCAATTTGCGCGATTTAAGTACGAGTGCAAGCGTTGCGGCGGCATTCACTTTGCCAGCAAGAAACCCGACATAATGGAATGTCCGCGCTGTCGCGGCGATTTGGAACAGTTGCAACCCGATGAACTGACGGCCGGAGTCAACCATCTGGTTCGCGCGCACGTGGCTACTAGGCGGCCGCTGACCGAAGGCGATAAGATGGCCGGACGCCACGGCAACAAGGGCGTCATCTCGAAGATCATGCCCCAAGCCGACATGCCCTTTATGATGGACGGCACGCCGATCGATATTGTGTTGAATCCGTTGGGCGTGCCATCCCGCATGAACATCGGACAGGTGTTGGAGCTGCATTTAGGGCTGGTGGCGAAGAAACTGGGCGTCCGGTTCCAGACTCAGCCGTTCCAGGGCTCGACCGAAGAAGAGATTTTAGACGAGCTTCGCCTGATGGCGGACCGGCTCCAGCGCGACAACTTCATCCAACTGTTTTCGCAAGAGTTGGGAGCCGACGCCGAGGAGAGCGTCGACGAGCGGTTTAGAATAGCCTCTCGCTATCGGTCTACTTACAGCGACGTTTGCGATGCGGCACTCGAAATCTTGAAGAAACTGGGACCTGGCGATCTGAATCGAATTGGCGACAAAATCGTTGCCGAACGAGACAAGAAGGGCAATTGCAGCGCGGACACGGTGTTGGAGAGACTGAGAGCGATGGTCGAGCATCGCACCGGAATCGATCCCAAGACGGGCAAAGTAACCTTGCGCGACGGGAAGACCGGCGATGAGTTCGACAATCCGATCTCGGCCGGCTATCTCTATGTTCTGAAATTAGAGCACCTGGCCGAAGAGAAGATTCACGCTCGTTCGATCGGGCCCTACTCGCTCGTGACTCAACAACCGTTGGGCGGCAAGGCTCAGTTCGGTGGTCAGCGATTTGGAGAGATGGAAGTCTGGGCGCTGGAAGCCTACGGCGCGGCGCACACGCTTCAAGAGATGCTGACGATCAAATCGGACGATGTAACCGGCCGAATCAAGACCTACGAGGCGATCATCAAGGGTCATCCGGTCATCCAGCCTTCCGTGCCCGAGTCGTTCAAGATTCTGGTGAACGAGCTTCGCGCGCTGGCGCTCAAAGTCGGCGTTGTGGACGAACGCGGTCGAGACGTCGAACTGAAGACCTTGGAAGACTTGGACGACGATGGCGATTTTCGCCCAAAGATGAGCGGACTGTTGGGGTCCAACTAG
- the trxB gene encoding thioredoxin-disulfide reductase: protein MSEIHEVLIIGSGPAGYTAALYAGRAGLKPVVLAGHQPGGQLMITTDVENYPGYPDGVMGPAMMDDFRKQAERFGAIVLQQHVNEVDFSDAPYTVKTVSGETHRSRTVIVATGASAKWIGLKAEELLGGRGVSACATCDGFFFRGKNVIVVGGGDTAMEEATYLTRHAEKVYVVHRRDTLRASKIMQERAFKNPKIEFIWNTALSDIKDVEAGKVTGVVLRDVNTGAEREMAIDGVFVAIGHEPNTQVFADWLDRDDLGYIVVHDGTKTKIPGIFACGDATDRIYRQAVTAAGTGCMAAIDAERWLEAQE, encoded by the coding sequence TTGAGCGAGATACATGAGGTTCTGATCATAGGGTCTGGTCCGGCGGGCTATACAGCGGCGCTATACGCAGGGCGCGCCGGGTTGAAGCCGGTCGTATTGGCCGGACATCAGCCGGGCGGGCAGTTGATGATAACGACAGACGTTGAAAACTATCCGGGCTATCCAGACGGGGTGATGGGACCGGCGATGATGGACGACTTTAGAAAACAGGCCGAGCGGTTTGGAGCGATCGTATTGCAACAGCACGTCAACGAGGTCGATTTCTCTGACGCGCCGTATACAGTTAAGACCGTCTCCGGCGAGACGCATCGTTCGCGCACAGTGATCGTCGCAACCGGAGCATCGGCCAAGTGGATCGGCCTGAAGGCTGAAGAGCTGTTGGGCGGCCGCGGGGTTTCGGCGTGCGCCACTTGCGATGGGTTTTTCTTTCGGGGCAAGAACGTGATCGTGGTGGGCGGCGGCGATACCGCGATGGAGGAGGCGACCTACCTGACTCGCCATGCAGAGAAGGTCTATGTGGTGCATCGACGGGATACGCTGCGCGCTTCCAAGATCATGCAGGAGCGGGCTTTCAAGAATCCCAAGATCGAGTTTATATGGAACACGGCGCTGAGCGACATCAAGGATGTAGAGGCGGGCAAGGTAACCGGGGTTGTTCTGAGAGATGTGAACACGGGCGCGGAGCGCGAGATGGCGATCGACGGCGTCTTTGTCGCTATCGGGCACGAGCCGAACACACAGGTCTTTGCGGACTGGCTCGATCGGGACGATTTGGGCTACATCGTCGTGCACGATGGGACGAAGACGAAGATACCGGGCATATTCGCCTGCGGCGATGCGACCGATCGGATCTATCGACAGGCGGTAACCGCGGCGGGAACCGGCTGCATGGCGGCGATCGATGCGGAGCGGTGGCTGGAGGCCCAAGAGTGA
- a CDS encoding NUDIX hydrolase encodes MNEATWEGQPLRFEFELSSTPTHALAAIIDQDRLLLANIPNRGWCCPSGKIEPGETPEQTAKREAYEETGAIIEIVRRLGAFALPNVAMPTFLARCLTLVDLPPSSESTDRKWIDRSDLPTVYCDWNPLFQRFFDYAFERSHL; translated from the coding sequence ATGAACGAAGCGACTTGGGAAGGCCAGCCGCTCCGATTCGAATTCGAGCTCTCATCAACCCCTACGCACGCTTTGGCGGCGATCATCGATCAAGACAGGCTATTGCTGGCCAACATCCCAAACAGGGGCTGGTGCTGCCCGAGCGGCAAGATAGAACCCGGCGAGACGCCCGAACAGACCGCAAAGCGAGAGGCATACGAAGAAACCGGCGCGATCATTGAGATAGTTCGCCGCCTCGGCGCGTTCGCATTGCCCAACGTCGCGATGCCGACGTTTCTCGCTCGCTGTCTGACGCTTGTCGATCTTCCTCCGTCGTCTGAATCGACCGACCGAAAGTGGATCGACCGCTCTGACCTCCCAACCGTCTACTGCGACTGGAATCCCCTGTTCCAACGCTTCTTTGACTATGCCTTCGAACGATCGCATCTCTAA
- the pyrF gene encoding orotidine-5'-phosphate decarboxylase → MNLDWRRVIAAIDTESIDEAKGIVGRYSDKGCGFKIGGGIVLTHGLEAIAALGAGRVFVDMKLHDIPNSVAIAARAIDRRGAWMTTLHASGGSEMMKAARDAVEKVLLVAVTVLTSLDDAMLSRVGAGASAMDQALRLAELAIECGMDGIVASPHEAKAIRRIAPDGFLIVTPGIRPAGAARHDQQRAATPEEALEAGADYLVIGRALASFD, encoded by the coding sequence GTGAATTTGGATTGGAGACGGGTGATTGCCGCTATCGATACAGAGAGCATAGACGAAGCAAAGGGGATTGTCGGTCGCTATTCGGACAAAGGATGCGGCTTTAAGATCGGCGGCGGGATTGTGCTGACACACGGGTTGGAGGCGATCGCCGCGCTGGGAGCCGGGCGCGTGTTTGTGGACATGAAACTGCACGACATCCCGAACTCGGTAGCCATTGCGGCTCGGGCTATCGATCGTCGCGGCGCTTGGATGACCACGCTTCACGCTTCGGGCGGAAGCGAGATGATGAAAGCGGCCAGAGATGCGGTCGAGAAGGTGTTGCTGGTCGCTGTTACGGTCTTAACCAGCCTTGACGATGCGATGCTCTCGCGCGTCGGCGCAGGGGCTTCGGCGATGGATCAGGCGCTGCGGCTGGCGGAGTTGGCGATCGAGTGCGGGATGGACGGGATTGTAGCCTCTCCCCACGAAGCTAAGGCAATACGGCGGATAGCGCCGGACGGCTTCTTGATCGTAACGCCTGGCATTCGTCCAGCCGGAGCCGCCCGCCACGATCAGCAACGGGCGGCGACGCCGGAAGAAGCGCTCGAGGCTGGCGCGGACTACCTAGTGATAGGCCGCGCATTGGCCTCGTTCGATTAG
- a CDS encoding O-antigen ligase family protein produces the protein MTLLWSGDLPILGLAILAMLALGAWLVAWASAPVARLPIKGFILTWAAALFWLGATSLFSSYFASGSLRFAVWVVATIALMTVTMISGRGRMAIMVALAIVGAGTYESLYVVSDQIVRKATGQPDWRSFGSFFNPDFLAGYLCMTIPLTAGLILHWSRKTIHPVALGGLAVALALQFASLLYTQSRLGLWIASLALLVLLAWSFKFLNRRAVLTFAFTVMLAVPIVLTSGQAVQRATGQTIAQESHSGAFRLSTWKGAIRMAQAAPLTGFGLASFEHVYPRYAETGFTKLAHNSYLDIATESGVPALALLLIAALVWLARVARSETSPTADNDLRPLRIAVFCAVLAAFMRNFIDSDIAAPANLITLAALLGLGLSIAIDGVVPVPAPLLPRIAAPTLLLLGSAVWLLQASYAERMTREAERWMRVDPYASVNALEGSFNATESSPSSLLLYATALGAIGRYEDAERALKSAIQIEPSTKAWYRLGNLYERMGKPAEEAWKKALEYDPRNLPAMLKLAKSDPTYYRRIAEIENSPYAQILATPEIVETAYAFANLELAKADPDQAKARLEKALATFERYRTTTHPIRQVVPGNSPERDREILAAHIETLQRLATVEPERKDERLKRVLELQNQAAD, from the coding sequence TTGACGTTGCTCTGGTCGGGCGATCTGCCGATTCTCGGACTCGCGATTCTCGCAATGCTCGCGCTGGGCGCCTGGCTAGTTGCATGGGCGAGCGCGCCGGTCGCCCGGCTCCCGATTAAAGGCTTCATCCTGACGTGGGCCGCCGCTCTCTTTTGGCTCGGAGCAACGTCTCTCTTTTCAAGTTACTTTGCGTCCGGCTCGCTGCGATTTGCCGTCTGGGTCGTTGCGACCATAGCGCTGATGACCGTAACCATGATCTCTGGCCGTGGAAGGATGGCGATCATGGTCGCCTTGGCCATTGTAGGCGCAGGCACGTACGAATCGCTCTATGTCGTCTCCGACCAGATCGTCCGCAAAGCGACGGGCCAACCGGACTGGCGCTCGTTCGGGAGTTTCTTCAACCCCGACTTCCTGGCCGGGTATCTCTGCATGACTATTCCTCTGACCGCCGGCCTAATCCTCCACTGGTCTCGAAAGACCATCCATCCTGTGGCGTTGGGAGGCCTGGCGGTCGCCTTGGCGCTGCAATTCGCGTCCCTGCTCTATACCCAATCGCGCCTAGGTCTCTGGATCGCTTCCCTTGCGCTGCTGGTTCTGCTGGCGTGGAGCTTCAAGTTCCTCAACCGCCGCGCTGTTCTCACCTTCGCGTTTACAGTTATGCTGGCGGTACCGATTGTGCTCACTTCTGGACAGGCCGTTCAACGAGCCACCGGACAAACGATCGCTCAAGAATCTCACTCCGGCGCTTTTCGACTCTCTACGTGGAAGGGCGCGATCCGCATGGCGCAAGCCGCGCCCCTCACGGGCTTCGGCCTGGCTTCGTTCGAACATGTTTACCCGCGATATGCCGAGACCGGATTCACCAAACTAGCTCACAATAGCTACCTCGACATCGCGACCGAATCTGGAGTTCCGGCTTTGGCGCTGCTTCTGATCGCAGCCCTTGTTTGGCTCGCGAGAGTTGCCAGATCGGAGACCTCGCCCACAGCCGATAACGATCTCAGACCGCTCCGTATTGCGGTCTTCTGCGCCGTCCTTGCTGCGTTTATGCGCAATTTTATCGATTCCGATATCGCCGCGCCCGCCAACCTGATCACTTTGGCCGCACTCTTGGGTCTGGGCCTATCCATTGCGATCGATGGCGTTGTGCCTGTGCCCGCCCCGTTGTTGCCGCGCATAGCGGCCCCAACTTTGTTGCTCCTAGGCTCGGCCGTCTGGCTCCTGCAGGCCTCTTACGCCGAACGCATGACTCGCGAGGCCGAACGCTGGATGCGAGTCGATCCCTACGCATCCGTTAACGCGCTCGAAGGGAGTTTCAACGCGACCGAATCCTCGCCTTCGAGCCTTCTGCTGTACGCCACTGCCCTCGGCGCAATAGGCCGCTACGAAGACGCCGAACGAGCGCTGAAGTCCGCCATCCAAATCGAACCCTCCACCAAAGCGTGGTACCGTCTGGGCAACCTCTATGAACGCATGGGAAAGCCCGCCGAAGAGGCTTGGAAGAAAGCGCTCGAATACGATCCCCGCAACCTGCCAGCGATGCTTAAACTCGCAAAGAGCGACCCGACCTACTATCGGCGCATCGCCGAGATCGAGAACTCTCCCTACGCTCAAATCCTCGCCACGCCCGAGATTGTCGAAACCGCCTACGCCTTCGCCAATTTGGAATTGGCCAAAGCCGACCCTGACCAAGCCAAGGCTCGACTTGAAAAAGCCTTGGCTACTTTCGAGCGATACCGAACGACCACGCACCCCATTCGGCAGGTTGTGCCCGGCAACAGCCCAGAGAGAGATCGAGAGATCTTGGCAGCCCACATCGAGACGTTACAGAGACTCGCGACCGTAGAGCCTGAACGCAAAGACGAGCGTCTCAAGCGCGTCCTCGAGCTTCAAAATCAGGCCGCAGACTGA